Genomic window (Nomia melanderi isolate GNS246 chromosome 14, iyNomMela1, whole genome shotgun sequence):
GTTTCTGTTATAAACAATTAACTTTCACTGATAAAATACACATTGTCGTGCAGCACCGGTCATGATTTAAGGCACCGTCTCGTTTCCATTCAATTGCAACGGAATTATTGTTAAGGTGTTCACGGCTTAACCTAATACGCTGATGTGAATGTAAATCAAtggattaaattctttaaaatatatgcATTACAGTAAGTATTAAGTATTATGATAATTCGTTTATACTTAAtaggataaaatatttatataaccttTCAAGCAACATTACAACTGTTGCACTGTACTCAATAAGATCAGTTATGAACTTAAATTGTTACCTGCAGGatattgttacaaaataaaagtgagTATTGTGGAAAATGAGTGAAAGTGCACCGGTTAATGATGTATCTGAGAGTAACGGTGGGCCAGAACAACCAACTTTCAATGGAGAAGCTGAAGAACACACAAGTAATTCAAAGactgttatattttaattatacacgtTTATTATTCTCCTTTTTACATTAATGACATTTCACATATTAGATAAATCACCTATAAGTGCAGAGGATAAAGCACCTGACTCTGTATGCGACAATGGAGTAAAGAAGAATAATACAAACTCTGGTATTGGGAGTAATACTACTAGTACAACAAATAGATCAAAGAAACGTAAAAAAGCTCCTAGAGATGCAACTGCCCCTAAGCAACCACTTACAGGATATTTCAGGTAATTCTTATGACTGAAATATTCCATGAGTGCAAAAGTTGTTAAAAATTTTTGCACTCATTTGATGTAGATGAATGTAATCAAAGGAacacatattaatgcattatgATATAGGTTTTTAAATGATAGAAGAGAAAAAGTACGGAGTGATAATCCAACTCTATCATTTGCTGAAATTACGAAACTTCTTGCCTCAGAATGGAGCACATTACCAACAGATCTAAAACAACAGTATTTAGACGCAGCTGAGCAAGACAAAGAACGTTATAATCGTGAATTTAGCGATTATAAACAAACCGAGGCATACCGATTGTTTAATGAAAAACAGTCATTAGAAAagcaacaagaaaataaaaaagaaaggaacgggACTGATGTCAATTCTGAGCAAAATGTACTGTACACGTTTTTTTTCTATAAGTATTTAATACACCGTTGTTACAATTACTTTAATGTACATCATTCTTATTAGGACATTCAACAGGAAAAAGACAATGATTTCACAGGATTTGATATTCCTATATTCACAGAAGAATTTTTGGATCACAATAAAGGTGAATGATACaataatctttttatattttcaacaaattcatACTTATTTgtgtttaagaaatatttacaataaattttgatGCCATCAGCATGTGAAGCAGAATTAAGACAGTTAAGGAAAGCTACATCGGATTACGAGGCTCAAAATGCTGTTCTTCAACGACACGTGGACAGTCTATATGCAGCTGTAAATCGTTTGGAATCTGAAACAAATCAACAACGCACTACTAATCAGGCTTTACAGCGTCATTTGGATTCCCTTCGTTCACAGTTAGCTGGTTGTTTCGCAACAGTACCTCTTCCAGGTtgaatttatatagatttaaaagtTACtctattaaatgtataatttattgttgGGTAACAAAGATATTCGTTTAATTTCAGGCACACACGACGGTGCAACCTTACAAAATATTGACAGTTACGTTGAAAGATTAGAGTCACTATTAAACGGCAATACGGAACAGTCATTACGAAATGCTGTGCGTAGTGCCGTGTCTCGTCTCGAATTAATTGGATGACGATCGCCCCCCGGTAGTACAACTACTACTTCATTAAAGCATCATCGTTCGAGACACTCACATCGAAAATAGATTAAAAAAGTGACTGTGttgttttttacatattttgtaaaatacaattcTTTCTTTCCAAACAGATATGATCGGTCAAACTTATGTACGCTTCGTAGCTCGACAATTATAACATATCTGTActatatgtaacattaaaatattatttctgggtcatagttttatgtttgtACATTATTCTTATAGATgagtataatttatacaatatgatttcataaaaatacgtAGATACACAAATATAGCTATTCATTTATacaacaaattaaatatacttaCTGGATCTGTAGCATAATATGGAGAAGTATCTTTAAGATACTATTGATTattgattaatcaatttttctgattcatattttgtatttttcatagcATTTTGAAGTTGATTCCAAGAATacctgtaaaattat
Coding sequences:
- the Hmg-2 gene encoding high mobility group protein 2 isoform X1, whose protein sequence is MSESAPVNDVSESNGGPEQPTFNGEAEEHTNKSPISAEDKAPDSVCDNGVKKNNTNSGIGSNTTSTTNRSKKRKKAPRDATAPKQPLTGYFRFLNDRREKVRSDNPTLSFAEITKLLASEWSTLPTDLKQQYLDAAEQDKERYNREFSDYKQTEAYRLFNEKQSLEKQQENKKERNGTDVNSEQNDIQQEKDNDFTGFDIPIFTEEFLDHNKACEAELRQLRKATSDYEAQNAVLQRHVDSLYAAVNRLESETNQQRTTNQALQRHLDSLRSQLAGCFATVPLPGTHDGATLQNIDSYVERLESLLNGNTEQSLRNAVRSAVSRLELIG
- the Hmg-2 gene encoding high mobility group protein 2 isoform X2: MSESAPVNDVSESNGGPEQPTFNGEAEEHTNKSPISAEDKAPDSVCDNGVKKNNTNSGIGSNTTSTTNRSKKRKKAPRDATAPKQPLTGYFRFLNDRREKVRSDNPTLSFAEITKLLASEWSTLPTDLKQQYLDAAEQDKERYNREFSDYKQTEAYRLFNEKQSLEKQQENKKERNGTDVNSEQNEKDNDFTGFDIPIFTEEFLDHNKACEAELRQLRKATSDYEAQNAVLQRHVDSLYAAVNRLESETNQQRTTNQALQRHLDSLRSQLAGCFATVPLPGTHDGATLQNIDSYVERLESLLNGNTEQSLRNAVRSAVSRLELIG